ctgcttatcattcttaagtctagacacgttttcctgcatttattgcataaatagtttatagacaaaaattcatatcttagcatatctgttactgtaaacttttcttgacaccttccgaaaatttctccgtaatttatgagattttggtattatatatacatatgtaaattatgtatcggagaataccaaacttaatcctataatctatttcattttaaaaaccctttatccgatcatataatatggatttctcacttgattcctcgaactcctcgagctccgaaagcagtgtaaccggaatggatcaaccaatcagccatcacctattctggatgaattggggatgggttcgtagcctcctcaattattggagacaagaagaaggtgatcccttccatccaccacattgccctcttggcgaagaacctgaagcacttaccggcgaacctattcgagacaccattttctctctcatttccagagtgtctcgtcacgattatatattatctcaaattctagatcttattcgtccacttgtacgaaccaacaatcaccctggtgtaatagaagaagtcaacgagcttcgcgctcgggtagtgactttgaagaatgtggtgcaaaggttacaaacaccagcagcggcaccggctacaacagtaccaccatcagcaacaccaacagtaccatcaccaccaccaacaacaacatccgcatcccacacctcaacatcacaatctgtacctcgaacatcaacgtcatacgcaccatagataccaaggaataccaacaacaacaaacgatgaagtattaattcataacttcatcaaagaaatattttgcagagaatatgtagtttctaaaagttttggagattatatattctagtcctagtcgaaaaccagatgagattaatattatgttaactcattaaatccatgattacatctaaggaaaatatataagtaggtatattttcataaagattgtaattaagaaaattcttttgtacaaactgttaatggtgagaatattttaacgggtaggtaatacccgagagatatataaattcacaattaatatgttacattcttcgattctgattcaacaaatcatcaactatactcactactttcacacaatatatatattcttttataaaaatcaaaacaaccatcctcatccaaatttgattacatattttgattttgacaaatcaaaatccgagtcaagatttaacaaaagacattatTCTTAGACTCctaaatctttcaaagctatactttgacttcaaaactgtgctagaccattatatgtatattaacgattacaatccatgtttaaaccctttgaaattcctgaagacaatTCAAatcatgaatcatcgagatgatgatccaaccacatgttaaccgcggtcttgtacctgaaaaacccccgaaatcaaagtcatagtttaacacgtatccgtgtcagaccctttggcatttattagctcaaataacttttcaatccctttttaaaatagacagttttgtcacagctccaacaaatcaacttcaattattcattcgaataagccttattataactttgatatataagtttgcccttcgtcattgttaccgatgaaccttttatatctcgccacattagcagtaaacttaccagcaacatcattgatctttaacttttcgaaaaatcattatactcattgaaaccctatatcttgtaacgagaattgccatacgaatcatcgagaattagcaatcagtattttgaaatctcgcagcatgtctacgccaacagctatatgtgtacatataacgtttatctcctagatttacacacttcgaatgtgaagattctgaaaatcaCCCTAAACTGAGAATTagttctccaaattttgaaaaatgctgatgaagcagcaaaaactataaacgaccttaacagtaaaaagtttgatgataaagaatagtgtgttggaaaagctcagaaaaagaaaatgtttggaactggaaaacggattgagcaaagtatgaaggaggctgtggataaatcacaaggacgaaacctgctttccaagaatccaaatgattcagtatttgctgaagccattaacgaataccttgcttccgaatctaaacccttgcgaacaatattcttcatcatcctctgatattagaaattctaagatatcctcgtatctttcattataaatatcctccatatttctggagataattccataatcattcttatcgaaaatcaatcttCTCCTTATGAtatttgtgttacatcataaaggaaactattttagtttctaaattctgaaaaccttcgagtttaaaatatgaatatttttgaagtggtgttgggagctgaagcatgagttagtataatataatgacacttgatcaacgtgattatattacagtaagtcatgttgagtttctaatggaacgtgacaaaggttcacagatcacaccctcatcataaaccatgttacataactctttcattctatataatctctaaatatatcaagaaaatatatttcttgatgattcggtcttttccggatattctggtaatttgacaagtcagatcgtgccattacgattaccttctcagaacattaactatgttcatccaaaactccatacctacgaattctggaccattacaagagatgcctaatcgcaagaagaagaaacgaagggacaaagctccaaaatagaaattggagtataaatcgcagcaaataggagggagtattaactgtgaatgataatgattatagaagacagaagtagggacattgaaatataaggggagatataaagccctataacaaacccgaaattacaaaccgtgtatatcaatgcgtatagcaatataaagacacgggagaatgaaaaacactataaccccaaggtaatggtagaagaaagtaatttcctctggtggtagatgaaaaagaagaatgacagatatgaaagttaggagtatatcaagaatcagaactggatgaagcatttcacaatcttttgaaagtatgaaatgaggaagaagatgtaggagtagtgaaaataatgaaatggaagaggtcaatttatagcaaaatatcggacgcagcaatagaggcagattacgcatttaatcaaagaaaatcctaatttccgcaaattctgaaaaatcaaatcttatttaaattatgaatattttctattccttaaaatccggaaatcaatcgttactacatcaagagataagacgcatctctattctccatttcacttgattacgataacttctctcatacgcttcgagtaattggattattttatccatattattcaaacatagataaaactctattatcaactcatattcgtcattaaaacatttttattgttagccatgacgatctcactcaaatttcgggacgaaatttctttaacgggtaggtactttgatgacccggaaatttctgatcaaatttaaacttaatctttgtattattaacatttccgacacgataagcaaagtctgtaatattgattctcaaaatttttcaactaatgttatatattcagttaacctttgaaagtagatatatatatatatatatatatatatatatatatatatatatatatatataaaaattgaaatattaattattcataaataacttgcaatgtgtatttaaaaactgatttatgtatattaaaaagatatatacatatatataacttcaagttatttagtaaacgatagtaacattcgtttattgatttgattgatatttagataagttaactaaagcgtttaagatgaaccagtaaaacactaatttgctacagtgaaattgactttgctatagtgaattgctacagtaaaaattgactttgctacagtaactttgctacagtaaaacactatttcaaaatgaaaatgtatgtattatatgttaacaaatagcgagacgatgatttatagaagtaaatgaccaaaacactcaaatgtataagttatacctcgagtggtatagtttatggatgatttaagactatattttaacaaaggtacgattcacgaaacgtaaagtacaagttttctcagtatacgataggacgttcgaaaaaccggaaccgggacataagtcaagtgatgacgtacgacttatcggaacaaaaattacaagtcaactatgcacgtaaatttaatataatatataattaattatataaattatatattataaatataatataaataaatatgtcgacaagagtcatgacaaaatcatatgtgagctggaaaagcttcccatgcgatcgcatgggaattacactgtccagccatgcgatcgcatggcaaccctggacaggccacatctataaaagccgatCATTTCTGGTTCTGAATTCATTTAAAATTACTCcgtaaatatttattttatttatattattattattattattattattattattattaatcttattattaatcttattattattattattattattattattattattattattattattattattattattattattattattattattattattattattattattattattattattattattattattcttcttcttcttcttcttcttcttcttcctaatattattagtaatgttagtgttattagtaatattatacataaaatactacgacgaggtcttgagcgtatcactttcaaaatgggtttttgagcgggatagagctaaagaaattatgggttattgccaaggaggttatgggtaatgttcgagggtatatttgtaaatcaaatctagtgtttatcatctccgttacttctacgtactatcctacaatattgaatctcaatattgatacgtaagcactcatattttatcttttatatattaattgtgtatccatgtctagtgctcgagtatatatttttatacatacgtgtatgctaaatttcgtcgttaaacagtttataatagatcacgaattaaatacatatattactggtaaaaggtatatgatatacatgtttttggaaagctggtgaaaaatcaataacttttcatttagatatcgaatagtttcgatgaacggattaaaagatatgatcaactggattataattgacgttaattggaattgcttttgaatctgcaattaatatttaaacaacttgtttgtaagattgaaaaattgaatttttgagtattaccaaccgagtaaatgaatccttatataaggtacgtctcgttttgttgaactattgtcaaaattgactttttgaaacgactttggataacttttgtatgtcgatctcgagcattaggattgtgatacactatgacctaacctaacttgatagacatttattgaccaacatatgttctctaggttgagatctacggttatttggtaatccgtgtttcggtcacattttggtgaacgactttatatgctgctaaggtgagtttcatatgatcccttttactccctacatttttgggctgagaatacatgcaaatgctttattaaccgatatacaatatttatatgcgtgagtttcataagatcccttttactctctacatttttgggctgagaatacatgcaaatgctttattaaccgatatacaatatttatatgcgtgagtttcatttgctccctttttaattgcttttgcaatatatatttttgggctgagaatacatgcactttattttaaacacaatggatacaagtacatactaaattctacactgagtttgaaccgaaaatcccttagctttggtaactagtaactgccagttataagaactggtgggcgcgagtagtagtatatggatccatagggcttgatatccccgtccgagctagagcactagccttttaacggacgtatactatttgagaagcatacacgttggtttgcgtgtattattaagatgattatacaaagggtacaaattatataaacgttaaagtttagttaccagggtgctcaatttcgtagaatattttgataaacgtttctggatgaaacaactgaaatcttgtgatccacctttatatacagattatacgaaacattaaaactatgaactcaccaacctttgtgttgatacttgttagcatgtttattctcaggtttcctagaagtcttccgctatttgcttagatgttagacaagctatgtgcatggagtcttacatgacatatttttcaaggaaacgttgcattcaccaaatcatcaccatgtatcttattttgactgcattgtcaatggaagtactgttgtaaactattatttatggtgattatctatatgtaaaaatcattagatgtcgaaaacttttgatttaaatattcatttatggtgtgtcttttcaaaagaatgcaatgatcacaaaacatatcatatagaggtcaaatacctcgcaatgaaatcgatgaatgacgtgttcgtccatatggatttggagcgatcgtcacatatattTAGTCTTATATTTATTAGGGACTGAAAGCAGCAGTTGAGAAAGTGTTTCCATGTGCTGAGCATCGTTTCTGTCTTAGACACATTCTAGAAAACATGAAGAAGAAATGGAATGGAAAAGTGTACAAAAATCACTTGTGGACATGTGCTACAGCATCTACTGTTCCAGAGTTTGAAAGGGCAATGAAGAATCTGAAAGAGTTCAACAAGGACTGCCATAAATATTTAGATGATATTCCACCAAGGCATTGGGCTAGAAGCCATTTTACAGGTTTGTGCTTTGGTTAATGCTTTACAGTTTGGTTATAACTTAATTTGGTTTCATTGCATTTGGTtaaaaaaatatacatattattTGACATATGTAGGTAGAGCTGTTTCAGATGTATTATTGAACAACATGTGTGAGGTGTTAAACAGATGGTTAGTTGATGCTAGGGATAAACcaatcataacttcattagagtaTGTGAGGGAGTATTTGATGAAGAGGATTGTTAATGTTTTGGGTAATATAAAGAAGCATAATGGGATATTAACTCCATATGCAACCAAACAGTTTGAAGTGATCAAGAAGGATGCAAGTAAATTGACAGTTCTTTGGAGTGGTAGTCAGCAATACCAGGTTAATGGCCTTCATGGTGAGCAAGTGGTTGTGGATTTTGGTACTAGAGAATGTGCTTGTAGGAGGTGGGAGATAACTGGTATTCCTTGCAAGCATGTTGTTGCTTGTCTTTACAACTTGGCTGCAAATGATGATCAAGTTTCACCACCAGATCAAGGAGGAGCACCAGAGCATTGGCTTCACCCAGTTTACAAGATGGAAACTTGGAGAAAAACTTATACATTTACCATGAAGCCTGTTAATGGTAGATCTATGTGACCCAAGTCTAGGGTTCCTTATACCCTAGTCCCACCAAGGATAAGAGCAACTGCAGGCAGGCCAAAGAAAAACAGGAAGAAAGGATTGGAAGAAAGTGACAACATTAGCAAGGATGGAAGACTGTCTAAGAAAGGGGTGCAAATGCAAAGTTCATATTATAGGGAGTTTGGCCACAACAATAGAGGATGCACTAATGGAGGGACAAGCAAGAAAAGGACAAGTGAGGCTGGAGGGAGTGGATCTGCTAAAAAGTCTAAGAAGGATGCAAGAGCTTGATTTGTTTGTGTTACTTTGAGTTGGATAATGTGTTAGTGTCTTTTGAACTAGTATGTCTTTTATAATGTGTTAGTGTCTTTTGAACTAGTATGTCTTTTGAACAGCAGGTTTGTAATGTTTGTATTGGTAGTTTGTTTGTTTTTAAACAGTAGGTTAGTAATGTTTGTGTTGGTATTTTGTTTGTGTTTGAAGAGCAGGTTTGGTACtttgtttgtaattttatcaacttGTAATGTATCTGTGTAATGTGTTTGTGTAATTTATATGTTTATTGTCTTGTGAAACATGAGAAACATTGACTGAAACTGATGCAAATAAAACCATCCATTTCATTCATACATTCGACAAGCATTACATAGATATGGTTTCTTATGAACCAATACAACCAACCATAAAAATCACTTGAACCAGATAATAATTAGAATACACAAAATCAAAAAAACCATCATCTTCAACCATTTTGAAACTCTTTCTTCAGCTTCCAACAACTCTTCTAAATTATTAACTAGTGGATCCAACCAAATAAAAAACCTGCAATCAGAAAACTAAATACGAATTCCAAACAATCAGATTGTAGCATTAAACCTATTTTAAAACCATTAAAATTGAAAAAATTTGTTTACCTTAGTTGGACATGAATAATATCGCCTACCAGGATTTTTGTGAGTTCCTGAAACACGAATGACAGCTCTCTTGCCACAATTGCAGTATACCATTCTTGTTTACTCGATAATTGATAGCGTCTGTAGTGTAAGTGATGAATTAGGGTTTATGTTCGAAATTGAATTGGGGGTGGGAGAGAGAATGGGGAAGAATTGTGGGTGGGTGGGGTATTTAATGGGTGAGGTGGTGAAAAAGACAGAAATACCCACACGTGCAATGCACATGATGCAGTTTAACGGTACCTTTGAACGGCAACCAAACAGAAGGATGGCATGAGTGATTTTCAGATAGTTTAGTGACGTCGTGAGTTCAAAAAAAGTTCCAAGGACGCCACATGTGATTTAGGTATaagttcaaggacgacgggagtaattATGTCTAAACAAAAATCTTTACAAACCAGAGCCCGTTGCATTAGGCAAGTAAAAATTctgaaaagaagaagaaacaaCTTTCAATATTTCATATCTTAATTCTTTTGGAACAACCAATTTTATAAAGAAAGTTTATGTGGCAAGAAGctagaaaaaaaaaaatacaaaaaatacaTAGCTTGAAAAGCTAGTCATTCAACTAACATCGATGTTGCCTCAACATCTTTATTAAAAGATGGAAATTAATTAAATTACGAAAAATGCTTCATATGTTTAATAAGGTATTTCTAGAAATTTGTCTAATAAAATTATCTTTAgagtatataatttcaagttactaAAAAAGTAATCTTTCCCAAAATGTAGATAATTTGAACGAACCATTAGGCGCCAAATAGTCTCCATCAATTCTCATGGTGTAGAGAATTTGTTGCATGTTTTCCTCCTGTTTATAAGAATATACAATATATTGACCCATTTCAACAATTGATGCTATCTATTACCATAAGCATATCAATTGTATTTCTTATTTGTAAGTTTGAAATAATTAGAAGCTGATTGATCGAAAAGAGACAGAAATGGATAAAAAAGCAGTTTGCATATTCATGGTCCTTGTAGTACCAACAATATTGGTTGTAGATGCTATACAAACGAATGAAGTTGGTGGTCGCTTGGGTTGGAGTCCTGGGGTTAATTATGCAGAATGGGAGGCTCGGGACCACAACCCTGGAGATATACTTagtatgttttattattattattattattattattattattattattattattattattattattattattattataattatatatatatatatatatatatatatgtgtgtgtgtgtgtatatatatatatatatatgtgtgtgtgtgtgtatatatatatatatacacacacacacacatatatataatatataatatatagataggaAGGATTATGTATTCCGAGGATATCCAAATTTGTCAAAATGTTTTTGTAGGTCATCCATTTTCAGAAACGATTTTGTAGGCCATTCAATTTTACGTTTTGTCGACTATATACCAAATACGCCAAAAACTAATTGGGAAAATGTAAAAAAGACACAAATGatcatttattatttaattaacatTATATTTATTACAATGATTTTGTCCTAAACATGAGTATTTTCATTGTTTTACATTTTTCTGATTAGTTTTTAGACGTATTTGGTATATGTTGGATAAAATTTGAATTTGGGTGACCTTCAAAATCATTTTAAAAAATGGGTGGCCTCCAAATATATAATGCATATATATAGAACTATTAAATCTAAGGGTTTCTATATTTGTAAACACAATATATTAGAATTAGAAATGTTATTTCATGGTTGATAAATACAAGTTAAAAACCACAAAGCACATACTTGTATTAAACTATATACAATATGAAATGTTTACACGTTTATACATGCACCAGATGTGTATATGTGaacgaaaaatataatataaatttgattTAGAAGGTAACTTTAAGATTTTTTAAACGGTTTGAATATAACTTTGATCCATTCAAACTTGGTTGATTTTAGTGACTTTTGAAAATCTCAATTTATAAGTTTTCCTAGTTCTGTatttttttgtggttctcgtttactttttaatatatatatatatatatatatatatatatatatatatatatatatatatatatatatgtaaataaaagaAGAGCTTTTCCTCATGAGCACCTCCATTGAATGACACGTGGCGCTTTCTCAGTGGACTTTTTTTTTAGCGTTTGTCCTTATGTGATCACATTTTGGGTTTATTATGCCTCCGTTTCAATCCATAACTTgcttttttattttaatatttaagaTCAAATTCATTTTTTTTTGTCCTTATGTCTCCGTTTTAATCCATCACAATGGCACTCTACGAGATCAGATTGGCAGAAAACATTGGAAAGGATTTGTTTTGTATCTTGATTTTGATTCGATTTTAATAGAGTTTTCTTGTGTTTTTTGTGGAAGTATTAAATATATAGAGCTGACGGTTGGTAGAAGTAGAGAAataaatgatattgataattaAAACATATGTGTTACATGTGGTTGTTGATTGTCTTTGATGATGACGACGACGATGATTAGGGTGCTTGTTATTTTGTTTTGTTTTAGTTCAATAAAATGATATATCTATAACGAAGCTAGCTACTGGTATTTTGTTTTCGTTtagtttttagttatttttaacTTTATTGTttatgaataataaaacttaaaaatgatttttcttttaaTAATATTCAAATGTCAAATGTCAAAtatcaaatataaatattaaatgcacATATCTTCATTTTAGTTATTGTCCAACTTATCATCTTGCTCATGGTGACGGACTTATTATTTACATGTTTTTTGAATTATTAACATATGATCACACATTAGGCACTTCACAAGTTTATTGAATTATTTCATAAGATAATACATTGGGCACTTGTTGGGCAGTGCATCATACACGGCCGAAAAACATactagtgtgtgtgtatatatatatatatatatatatatatatatatatatatatatatatatatatatatatatatatatatcttctacTATATCATCAGATTTTTGAATATGTGGGATGAACACAATTGGTACATTTAATTTAATGAATCATAAAATTCATGGATGCAGTTTTCAAGTATGATGCTTCAAAACACAATGTGCTTGAAGTGGATCAGAATAACTATCTAGGTTGTTTCGTGCCTCCAAATTCG
The window above is part of the Rutidosis leptorrhynchoides isolate AG116_Rl617_1_P2 chromosome 1, CSIRO_AGI_Rlap_v1, whole genome shotgun sequence genome. Proteins encoded here:
- the LOC139849133 gene encoding uncharacterized protein encodes the protein MKKKWNGKVYKNHLWTCATASTVPEFERAMKNLKEFNKDCHKYLDDIPPRHWARSHFTGRAVSDVLLNNMCEVLNRWLVDARDKPIITSLEYVREYLMKRIVNVLGNIKKHNGILTPYATKQFEVIKKDASKLTVLWSGSQQYQVNGLHGEQVVVDFGTRECACRRWEITGIPCKHVVACLYNLAANDDQVSPPDQGGAPEHWLHPVYKMETWRKTYTFTMKPVNVPPRIRATAGRPKKNRKKGLEESDNISKDGRLSKKGVQMQSSYYREFGHNNRGCTNGGTSKKRTSEAGGSGSAKKSKKDARA